In one window of Streptomyces griseus subsp. griseus DNA:
- the ftsE gene encoding cell division ATP-binding protein FtsE gives MIRFDNVSKTYPKQTRPALRDVSLDIEKGEFVFLVGSSGSGKSTFMRLILREERASTGMVHVLGKDLARLSNWKVPQMRRQLGTVFQDFRLLPNKTVAQNVAFAQEVIGKPRGEIRKAVPQVLDLVGLGGKEERMPGELSGGEQQRVAIARAFVNRPMLLIADEPTGNLDPQTSVGIMKLLDRINRTGTTVIMATHDQNIVDQMRKRVIELEQGRLVRDQARGVYGYQH, from the coding sequence GTGATCCGATTCGACAACGTCTCCAAGACCTACCCGAAGCAGACCCGACCGGCTCTGCGTGATGTCTCGCTGGACATCGAGAAGGGTGAGTTCGTCTTCCTGGTGGGCTCCTCCGGCTCCGGCAAGTCGACCTTCATGCGGCTGATCCTGCGCGAGGAGCGCGCCAGCACGGGCATGGTCCATGTGCTCGGCAAGGACCTCGCGCGGCTCTCCAACTGGAAGGTGCCGCAGATGCGCCGCCAGCTGGGGACGGTCTTCCAGGACTTCCGCCTGCTGCCCAACAAGACCGTCGCGCAGAACGTGGCCTTCGCCCAGGAGGTCATCGGCAAGCCCCGCGGCGAGATCCGCAAGGCCGTGCCCCAGGTCCTCGACCTCGTCGGCCTCGGTGGCAAGGAGGAGCGGATGCCCGGTGAGCTCTCCGGTGGTGAGCAGCAGCGGGTGGCGATCGCCCGGGCCTTCGTCAACCGCCCGATGCTGCTGATCGCGGACGAGCCGACCGGCAACCTCGACCCGCAGACCTCCGTCGGCATCATGAAGCTGCTGGACCGGATCAACCGGACCGGCACCACCGTGATCATGGCGACCCACGACCAGAACATCGTCGACCAGATGCGCAAGCGCGTCATCGAGCTCGAACAGGGCCGTCTCGTACGCGACCAGGCGCGCGGCGTCTACGGCTACCAGCACTGA
- the prfB gene encoding peptide chain release factor 2, with product MAVVDISEELKSLSSTMGSIEAVLDLDALRADIAALEEQAAAPSLWDDPDAAQKITSKLSHLQAEVRKTEALRGRIDDLGVLFELAEDEGDAEALAEAEAELESVRKALDEMEVRTLLSGEYDAREALVTVRAEAGGVDAADFAEKLQRMYLRWAERHNYKTEVYETAYAEEAGIKSTTFSVQVPYAYGTLSVEQGTHRLVRISPFDNQGRRQTSFAGVEVLPVVEQTDHIEIDESELRIDVYRSSGPGGQGVNTTDSAVRLTHLPTGIVVSCQNERSQIQNKASAMNVLQAKLLERRRQEEQAKMNALKGDGGNSWGNQMRSYVLHPYQMVKDLRTEFEMGNPEAVFNGEIDGFVEAGIRWRKQREK from the coding sequence GTGGCAGTCGTCGATATTTCCGAAGAGCTGAAGTCCCTCTCCTCGACCATGGGGTCGATCGAGGCCGTCCTGGACCTGGATGCGCTGAGGGCGGACATCGCCGCGCTCGAGGAGCAGGCAGCGGCACCGTCCCTCTGGGACGACCCGGACGCGGCCCAGAAGATCACCAGCAAGCTTTCGCACCTCCAGGCCGAGGTCCGCAAGACCGAGGCCCTGCGCGGTCGCATCGACGACCTCGGGGTCCTCTTCGAGCTCGCCGAGGACGAGGGCGACGCCGAGGCGCTGGCCGAGGCCGAGGCCGAGCTGGAGTCGGTGCGCAAGGCGCTGGACGAGATGGAGGTCCGCACCCTCCTGTCCGGCGAGTACGACGCCCGCGAGGCGCTGGTGACCGTCCGCGCCGAGGCCGGTGGCGTGGACGCCGCCGACTTCGCGGAGAAGCTCCAGCGCATGTACCTCCGCTGGGCCGAGCGGCACAACTACAAGACCGAGGTCTACGAGACGGCGTACGCCGAAGAGGCCGGCATCAAGTCGACCACCTTCTCCGTCCAGGTCCCGTACGCCTACGGCACCCTCTCCGTGGAGCAGGGCACCCACCGTCTGGTCCGGATCTCGCCCTTCGACAACCAGGGCCGCCGACAGACGTCCTTCGCGGGCGTCGAGGTGCTCCCGGTCGTGGAGCAGACCGACCACATCGAGATCGACGAGTCCGAGCTGCGCATCGACGTGTACCGCTCCTCGGGCCCCGGCGGACAGGGCGTCAACACCACGGACTCCGCGGTCCGTCTGACCCACCTGCCGACCGGCATCGTCGTCTCCTGCCAGAACGAGCGCTCGCAGATCCAGAACAAGGCGTCCGCGATGAACGTCCTCCAGGCCAAGCTCCTTGAGCGCCGCCGCCAGGAGGAGCAGGCCAAGATGAACGCGCTCAAGGGCGACGGCGGCAACTCCTGGGGCAACCAGATGCGTTCGTACGTCCTCCACCCGTACCAGATGGTCAAGGACCTGCGTACGGAGTTCGAGATGGGTAACCCCGAAGCGGTCTTCAACGGCGAGATCGACGGCTTCGTCGAGGCGGGCATCCGCTGGCGCAAGCAGCGCGAGAAGTAA
- a CDS encoding serine/threonine-protein kinase: protein MRPVGSKYLLEEPLGRGATGTVWRARQRETAGAEAAVAGQPGETVAIKVLKEELANDADVVMRFLRERSVLLRLTHPNIVRTRDLVVEGDLLALVMDLIDGPDLHRYLRANGPLTPVAASLLTAQIADALAASHADGVVHRDLKPANVLLDERDGGMTPMLTDFGIARLADSPGLTRTHEFVGTPAYVAPESAEGRPQTSAVDIYGAGILLYELVTGRPPFAGGTALEVLHRHLSEEPRRPSTVPEPLWTVMERCLRKDPDQRPSAENLARGLRTVAAGIGVHANSAQIAAADGVGALLAPDPAPTAVPETPGAADPTQVLPGNAGSYDPAAATSVLPQTGNPGSPQGHGSQGHADPTAVMPPVPQRPDGPPQPDGPHPWQSQLQAARDRNEQTQVQYLDPSQDPLRRRPQRQAPQQPPQRQQQPQHRQQPLQQQYPQQQPQQHQPQRYQAPQQPQRQQYAPPQPQQPQRPAPREPRPPRQRSSNPMRIPGLGCLKGCLFTVVLLVIAGWLIWELTPVQDWVAQGKGYWQAIGDAISKVTDWVSQLGEATGDSGGTGGA, encoded by the coding sequence GTGCGGCCTGTAGGCAGCAAGTACCTCCTGGAGGAGCCGCTCGGACGCGGTGCCACGGGCACCGTCTGGCGAGCCCGCCAGCGGGAGACCGCGGGCGCCGAGGCGGCCGTCGCCGGTCAGCCCGGCGAGACCGTGGCGATCAAGGTCCTCAAGGAGGAGCTGGCCAACGACGCCGATGTCGTGATGCGGTTCCTGCGGGAGCGCTCGGTCCTGTTGCGGCTCACGCACCCCAACATCGTGCGGACCCGCGACCTGGTCGTCGAAGGCGATCTCCTCGCCCTGGTGATGGACCTGATCGACGGTCCCGACCTCCACCGCTACCTGCGCGCCAACGGTCCGCTCACCCCGGTCGCCGCGTCCCTGCTCACCGCGCAGATCGCCGACGCGCTCGCCGCCAGCCACGCCGACGGCGTCGTCCACCGCGACCTCAAGCCGGCCAACGTGCTGCTGGACGAGCGCGACGGCGGCATGACCCCGATGCTCACCGACTTCGGCATCGCGCGGCTCGCCGACTCCCCGGGGCTGACCCGGACGCACGAGTTCGTCGGCACCCCCGCCTATGTGGCGCCGGAGTCCGCCGAGGGCCGCCCGCAGACCTCCGCCGTGGACATCTACGGCGCGGGCATCCTGCTGTACGAACTGGTCACCGGTCGCCCGCCGTTCGCCGGGGGCACCGCCCTCGAAGTCCTGCACCGGCACCTCAGCGAGGAGCCCCGCCGCCCCTCCACCGTCCCCGAGCCGCTCTGGACGGTCATGGAGCGCTGCCTGCGCAAGGACCCCGACCAGCGGCCCAGCGCCGAGAACCTGGCCCGTGGACTGCGTACGGTCGCCGCGGGCATCGGCGTCCACGCGAACTCGGCCCAGATCGCCGCCGCCGACGGGGTGGGCGCCCTGCTCGCCCCCGACCCGGCACCCACGGCCGTCCCGGAGACCCCCGGAGCCGCCGACCCGACCCAGGTGCTGCCGGGCAACGCGGGCTCGTACGACCCGGCGGCCGCCACCAGCGTGCTCCCGCAGACCGGCAACCCCGGCTCCCCCCAGGGCCACGGCAGCCAGGGACACGCCGACCCGACCGCCGTCATGCCGCCCGTGCCGCAGCGCCCCGACGGGCCGCCGCAGCCGGACGGCCCGCACCCCTGGCAGTCGCAGCTCCAGGCGGCCCGCGACCGCAACGAGCAGACCCAGGTGCAGTACCTGGACCCGAGCCAGGATCCGCTGCGCCGCCGCCCCCAGCGCCAGGCGCCCCAGCAGCCTCCCCAGCGCCAGCAGCAGCCGCAGCACCGGCAGCAGCCGCTCCAGCAGCAGTACCCGCAGCAACAGCCCCAGCAGCACCAGCCGCAGCGCTACCAGGCCCCGCAGCAGCCCCAGCGCCAGCAGTACGCGCCCCCGCAGCCGCAGCAGCCCCAGCGGCCCGCCCCGCGTGAGCCGCGTCCGCCCAGGCAGCGCAGCTCCAACCCGATGCGCATCCCCGGTCTCGGCTGCCTCAAGGGCTGCCTGTTCACCGTGGTGCTGCTGGTCATCGCCGGCTGGCTCATCTGGGAGCTGACCCCGGTCCAGGACTGGGTCGCCCAGGGCAAGGGCTACTGGCAGGCGATCGGCGACGCGATCAGCAAGGTCACCGACTGGGTCTCCCAGCTCGGCGAGGCCACCGGCGACTCCGGGGGCACGGGCGGGGCCTGA